Genomic window (Candidatus Nitrosocosmicus franklandus):
TTTATTCCAGGAAATAACCAAAGATTTTTAGAAAAATCCAAAGGCATTAATTCAGATATTATCTGCTATGACCTAGAGGATTCTGTCCCACTAGGAGAAAAAGATGTAGCTAGAAAATTAATCGCGACAAAAATTAGTGAATTGAATAGTAATAATATGGAAATAAATAATGAAAGAATTATAGCCGTAAGAACCAATTCTCCCGATTCAAAGCAGATACCAGCAGATTTGGAAAAAATTGTAATTAAAGGAATAGATGCAATAGTTATACCAAAAGTAAATGAAGCATCACAAGTATCAGAAATTTCAGATCTGATAGACAGACTAGAAGCTGAAAGAAATATTCCAAAAGGACATTTAAGGATTATGCCCTCAATTGAGTCAGCGTTAGGTGTGGTCAATACATTTGAAATAGCAAGGTGTAATGAGAGAATCTCTTCGGTGGTTTTTGGAATTTTCGATTTCCTTCACGATATGAAAATCGACAGTTATTACAACGATATACAAGGTAGTTATGTTTACGGACGTAGTAAAGTACCTGTGGATGCAAGAGCGGCCGGTGTTGATTCTATTGATTGCATATGGCAAGACATCAACGACACAAATGGGTTAATTAATGATCTAAAGTTAGGAAAAAACTATGGATATAATGGCAAGTGTATTATCCATCCATCTCAAATTGATCATGTTCACAGAGTATTTAGTCCATCCAAACAGGAAATAGAATGGGCAAAAAAAGTTGTAGAAGCATTAGATAACGCACAAAAGAACCTAGCTACAGGTGCAGTAAAATTAGAAGGAAAAATGATTGACGCAGTTCACTATAAACAAGCAAAAAGGATTCTAGAATCCATTAAAGAAAATACAATATAATAATTTAAAAATATTCAAATTATATTTTCGTATCTTTGTACTTGTGTTTACAGGAATTACTGAATATTTGGCGGTAATAGAAGATATACGCGAATCAGCTATAAAGAAAACCGACCCCTCCAAGACAGAGACAAAAAGCAAAGGCAACCATCATACAGAAATCACAATACGACTCTACAAATCAAAAGGCATCAAAATAGGAGATAGTGTATCTGTTAGTGGAGTTTGTTTAACCGTCGCCAAGTTGGATGGAACCAAAGCTACGTTTCAAGTCATTGATGAGACAATGAACAAGACAAATTTTAAAGATTTGAAAAAAGGAGATAGGGTCAATATTGAAAGAAGCCTTAGAGTGGGCGGCAGGATAGAAGGTCATTTCGTATTAGGGCATGTAGATGGTACAGGCATAATCAAAAGGATCGAAAAAGGTGATAAAGGAAGTAAGTTAAAAGTGAAAATCCCCAGTAAGGAACTTTTACCATTCATAGTCAAAAAAGGATCTATAGCAATTGATGGAGTAAGCCTCACAGTTGTTGATGTTAAAAATAGCATAGTTGAAATAGCGTTAATACCACATACCCTTAAGAATACAACTTTAGGATTGAAGAAAATTGATGACAGTGTAAATATCGAGATAGATATATTAGCACGATATCTAACAAAGATCTACCAATATTCTGGTAATAACAAGAAAAATAGTAAGATATATTAACTTTAATGAACAAGTAAAATCAATTGACCAAAATATTCGAGGCAGTAACCTCCCTGAGAGAAGGAAATTTTGTTCTGATTCATGATGATGATAATCGTGAAGATGAAGTTGATATGGTAATTTCTTCACAACATGTAGCTCCGAGGCATATCGCCACAATGCGAAAGGATGCCGGAGGATTAATTTGTACGGCAATATCAAAAGAAATATCCAATAAATTAGGATTACCATTCATCTATGACGTGTTGAATATTTTTGGAACAGCAAATAAGACGATATCCCTAATAAATCAGAATAGTTCTCCATATGGGGATAAACCTTCCTTTTCAATATCACTCAATCATGTCGATACTTATACTGGTATTACAGACAATGATCGGGCGCTAACTATTTCATCGTTAGCAAATATTTGTTCAGAATTGGCCAAAAGTATAGAACTAAATGCTCAAAAAGCAATTCTCGAAAAATTTCAAAAGAGTTTCAGGGCTCCGGGACATGTACCAATACTTATTGCATCTAAAGAATTATTGAATGAAAGAAAGGGTCATACAGAGATGTCAATTTTTCTCACAAAAATAGCAAACATGACAAATGTAACGACCATATGTGAAATGTTAGATCCATATAATTACAAGGCCCTTTCATACAAAGATGCAGTCGAATATGCCAAAGAGAACAATCTCGTAATATTAGAAGCAAAAGAACTAATAACATATGCCAAATCATATGGAAATTAGTAATGGAGGTTAGAATAGGGATTGTAGTCTCCGAATTTAACAGCGAGATAACAATCCCAATGCTTGATGAAGCAAAGAGATTTGCAAATAATCATACAGATTTAAAAATATCTTTTGTTTGTTTTGTCCCAGGTGTGTTTGACATGCCAATCATGATAGAAGAATTGCTAAAGAAAAAGAATGTTGATGCTGTGGTTACGCTAGGAGCTATAATAAAAGGAGAAACTAGTCATGACAGATTGATAGCAAGAGTTACTGCCAAATCAATTAATGAACTTTCTCTAAAATATAGGAAACCAATATCTTTAGGTATAACTGGACCAGACATGACGTTTGAGCAGGCCGAGGCCAGGATAATACCTGTAACACAACATGCTATCAATACGGCACTAGTCATGACAAAAAGACTACGGGAAATAAGAAATACCAAAATAAAAAAATAAGAGACCAAGAACAACTGTAGTGGTAAAAGTAGTAGATTAAGTTGACATGTCAGATAACAGTTATAAAATTAGAAGGTTATGGTAAGTGGACTCTAAAATTAGGAAGCGACAGAGAACACCAGTTGCAAATGCTGCAGGCATTTATGTATGCAGATCTACAAAAATACTTTTCAACAAAGAATGGTCTAGTATTTTCCAATCGATTCGATGAGTTTGTTGCAGTTACGAATCAAATTTCGTTACCAGATCACAAGGAAATTCATGACAAAATTTCAAAGAAGAACAGCGAAATTGAAATTTCAATGACCATAGGAATTGGAAAAACACCGTTAGAATCTGATAAAAAAATATCAAAAATTAAAAAGGATAAAAAAAATCAAGTATTTGAGAACATTTTTGCACTTGAGCAAGAGCATTTACAACTCCAAGAAAGGAATATATCAAATTTACAATTACCTGAGAAAAACCTGAAAATAATACATATTGATGTAGATAGTTCTACCGCTTTGATCAAAAATCTTTCCACATACGAAATTACAAATCTTTTATTAAAGCTCCATTTGAAAATTTCAGATCTGTTCTTAAAGGAAGAAAGCTTGACTTTCTTTTTAGGAGGAGACAACTTTATGGTGGTTGCCAGGTCCGGTCTTGATATCAACAAAATTACCTCAACAATCGATCAACTAATCAAATCATCAGGGATAAAGCTAAACTGTGGTATTGGTAATGGTAATAATGCTAGGACAGCCGCCAAGTATGCTACAAAGTCACTAGATCAGATAAGAGAGTACAGGAAAAGTGGTAAAACATTAAATGTTTTTGAATCGAATTGAAAAAAACCATCATTAAAAATTCCCAGATTCTGTATGGAGAAGAACTAGAAGTAATTCAAAAAGGAGCAATTATTATTAACGAACATGGAATAATAGAAAAAGTAGTAAGAAAATCGAAGGAACTAGAATATGATATGTTGGGATCTAGTTCGACTGCAACAAAGACAGAGATCAGTATTATTGATGCAGAAGGCTTTGTGATCATTCCAGGTTTCATAAATTCTCATACCCACATAGGAGATTCAATTGGAAAAGATATTGCGGCCAATTTGGATTTAAATAAAAGAATACACCCTCATTATGGTATCAAAAAAACCATCCTTGAAAAGACTCCTGTTAATTATTTAATACAAATGATGAGAAATGCTGCCCTATCTATGCTTTACAAGGGCATAACTACATTTGTCGACTTTAGAGAAGGAGGTTTGGAAGGTATAAATTTGATGCAAAAAGCAACTAGAGATCTCCCAATAAAAAGAATTGTTTTAGGCAGGATTGACTTTAATGATAAATATTATTACAAATCTACTGAAGGATATAGAAATTCTAATAATAAACAGGGCAACTCAACTGGAAATAACAAAATCCCATCTTTTTATCAACAAAAAATGCATAAAAATCGAATAAAAAACAAGGAGAACAAGAAGGAGGAACAAGAAAGGAACATAATCGACATAGGTAATAAAATATTAGAAAAATGCGAAGGCTTTGGGATAAGCGGAGCTAATGAATATACAGACTTAATGTTATCATTATATAGAAAAATAGTGCATGATATAAACTTAAAAAATTTAAACACAAATAGATCGAGGAAGTCACTTCTCGCAATTCATGCAGCCGAAGCACAAAGTACTGTAGAAGATTCCATAAAAAAATACAAAAAGACTGAAATCAAGAGAACATTACAACTCCTAGATCCCGATATTTATATTCATGTTACTAACCCCACCAAATCGGATTTACGGTTATTACATAAACGTAGAAAAAAAATCATCGTTTGTCCCAGAGCAAACGGGATCTTAGGAGTAGGATTAGGACCAATTAAGAAAATGCTTGAATTGGATTTCTTATTGGGAATAGGAACAGATAACATCATGCTCAATTCTCCTGACATGTTTAAGGAAATGGATTTCCTGATAAAGAGTCAGAGAGCAATTGAAAAAAATACCATGTTTCTTAAACCCAAAGATATCTTAAAAATGGCTACCGTAAACGGAGGAAAAATTTTTAATCTAAATACAGGATGCATTAAGAAAGGGTATTTAGCAGATTTATTATTTATAGATAGATATGATTTGGACTTGTATCCACTATTTGATCTACATATGGCCTTAGTGAGTAGATGTACAGAAAAACAAGTGAAAGCAGTAATGATAAATGGCAAATTGACCAGCGGAAGTATCCCTTTTGACTAAAACAGGTAAACTCAACATGAGAGTGATACTAAACGCAGCAGCTAGTATTGATGGCAGAATCGCAACCTGCAAAGGAGATACAAAGATATCTTCAGAATCGGATCTCCGACGAGTACACATATTGCGATCAAAAGTGGATGCAATTTTGGTAGGTATTACTACTGTAATCAAGGATAATCCCATGCTAACTGCTAGAAGGGTACAAAATAGAGAAAAAATATCCGAGACTAAAGACATGTCAAGAACAAACCCCATACGCATTATAGTCGATGGAAAAGCAAAGATTTCTCTACATTCAACCATAGTTAAGACTGCTGATCGAATAGAAACCAGGATTGCAGTTACCAAGAATGCACCACCAAGAAAATTGAAACAGTTGGAAAAATTAGGCTTGAAAGTTATGGTAATAGATCAGGATCCAGAAAAGCAAGGTAGAGTTGATCTAAAAAAACTGTTTGATTATCTAGAGCGTGATGGAATATCTAAAATTCTCGTAGAAGGAGGAGGTGAGATTAATTGGTCTTTAATAAAGAACAATCTTTTCGATGAACTAATTGTTACTATATCACCATTAATAATTGGCGGAAAAAACGCAATTTCATTGGTCGGAGGAAAAGGATATGACACAATAAACGAGTGTGCAAAGATAAAATTAACTAAGGTGCAGAAAAAAAATACTGGCGAAATAGTACTATATTACAAAAACATAAAAAAAGATAAAATTAAGTAGTGAATTTATCTTACTGAATCTGTGCTTAATTGCTCAATCTTATATCTGAGAGCATCCTTTAGCTTGCTATTATCGACCATATTGAGAGGTTCTTTGCAATTGGGGCACTTGAAAAATAACTCTATAGCATAGTCAAATTTAATCCTGTCACATGCGGAATTGCCGCAGTGGTAAAATTCTGACGATTCTTCATATTCCAGTCTGTTTTGTAATCTTTCCAGAATTTTCCTCTTTTGATTATCGATAAAATTATCAACGTGATCTCTTTTTGCCCTCCATCGATAGACAAACCAGCCCTTCTTCTCATCTTTGACCCGTATACCCGTTATCAATGCTTTTCCAAATAGGTCGTAGAGCACTTTGCGAATTATATTGATTCGAAGGCCAGTAGAAAGAGCTATTTCCTCATCTGTAGAGTCTTCGGCCTTTAATAATGCTTTAGCAACTTGTTGATATTCGTCTCCGCCAATCAGAGATGCAATCTTTATAAAAGGATCTTCACTGCTGTCAACATTTTGCATGAAAGTAATATAACATCACATACAAAAGATATATAGTTTTCCAAGTAGGAAAACCACCCAAAGAATTATGTTAAATTTATTCGACACATATCAACTGAGATGTATTATTAGCTAACTTTTAATACTACAAGCTTAAGCGCACGATTTTCCATCATACCGCCCAGTTACGCTAATTTAATGATTGAAAGAAGACAAGCATTGTCCACAAGTAGGTCATTTAAAGAGCACCACTGGGTTATTAACAACTCGATTTAGCCGATACTCGGTAATAAAGAGATCAATGATTTGATTTTCTTTGAAATAATTTTCTATGAACACAAACTCGTCAATATCGATAGCTGAGAAGTTGTAATTTAGTAATTTTTATGAGAAAAGTTTCCTCTTTTGCAATATTGTTGTAGAACCTTTTAGCAAGCCTATTTATGTCGATAGGCGGTATCATTAGGTTAATGACACCAATGGTTGAATTTAGTTAAACCATAATATTAGAGATAAATCTGCAAAATTAGCATCATTTGAAGTGACTAGGATATTATTGACAAAATCAGCCTAATTTCATTTGCTACAGACAGGTGAGCAACAACCAATTCTACTCCAATTGCCATAAAGAAAAGTATTATTATGAAAATACATTAATCCAAAGTATTTTTCCCCCACTACCTCTTACCAAACAATATCTTATCGCATAACTCCGACCTATAGTATTAAAATGGCACACCAAAAAAGAACATAATCATTAAATCCATACTACCATCATGGAAACAAACAATGAAGTAAATGACAAATCAACCAATAAATCAAAATACAAATAATAAATTGATCAGTTTCCAAGTCCAGAATTTATTTCTTCTAAAAAGTCATATATCACAGAGTAATCCATCTCTCTTTTATCAGGTTTCTTATTTGCGGCTCTAAATAATTGTTGAGACATACTAGTCATTGGTAATACCAATCCTAGATCATGAGACATATTCATTACTAGATCGATATCTTTTAACATGTTCTTTAGAAAAAATGAAGGAGGGTATTCGTGGTTTATCATCATCTGGCCTTTACGTTCGCTTATCCCTGTCTTAAGCTTAGTAAGATTAAGTATCTTTAAATATAGATTAGGATCTATGCCGCTGTGTTTAGCCAAGATTAAGCCCTCAGAAAGAGCTAGAGTAATTATAGCGATATTCAGATTTAGTGCTAACTTTACGCTATTTGATAATCCGTTGATTTTTCCCAAGTAAAATACATGTTTAGAGAAATATTCCAATACAGGGTAAACTCTTTCATAAGATCCCTTGTTTCCGGATACAAGAGATATTAGTTCTCCTTTCCTTGCATCGCTCGGTCCACCCATTACCGGAACGCTCAAAAATGAAAAACCCTGTTTCTTGTCTAACATATCTGCGCATTTAGCAGATTGTTTTGGAGTTACAGTAGTACAATCTATTATAACTACACTGTTGTTACTACTATTTATGATACCATTTTCACCAACCAACACGTTCCTCAAAGAGTCATAATTGGTAACACATGTAATTACGAACTGTGAATGATCCGTCAATGAACATGGGGAACTAAATATCTTTGCACCTTGTTTTTCTAGACCTCCGAGTTTTGTTTTGTTCCTTGCATAGATATTTACTTTGAGATGGCTAGATAGCAATCGTTCTATAATGCTTCTACCTAACATTCCTACTCCTATTACGCCAATAGATATATCGCTATGCGTAGACATACTTATCTTTCAGTTCAGTCAGGCTGTTTTAAATGTATGTTTATCATGGCTGATCAACCATTTAGAATAAATAGAAATCATATTAATAATTAGATGGCTAAAGAATGACTTTTACTTTATTGATCGGAAATAACTTTATATCTAGCGGTCCGAAAAACGTTAAATATAATGATAAAATCCTGTTCAGTTTGGATCAGGATCCATCGTCAAATAATCCCACTATCTCAGTAAATGTAATTAATCAAAGTAACGATCAAATTGTCAATGTTGAAAAAAATGTACTCAAAAAATGCTCTTCAGAATTGACAATAAAAAAATCAGAACCGCAACATATACTTGTTATTGATAAATCTGGAGAAATAATTTTTGAATCTAGAATTCTAGATAGCAAAACGATTCTTGTAAGCGGAATCTTTTATATTGATGATGCAAAATTAACGATCACACAAAATTATATAATCTTACCAAATAAAAAATGGATAATGCATGATCGAGTAGATTCAAAAGGTGAAGATATAGCTATCACCAATGATGGGATACTTCCCCTACTAAGATGAAAAGATAAAATCGCCAATGTTCTCCCTCTAACCGCGTTTCTCTTTATCTACTACCCAATTCCCGGACTTTTTCTTTAGAGTCAGTGTCCCAACATATTTTCCGCTGCTATATACTTTGCATATTTCCTGACTCATTCCAAAGAAAGATTCAACTATATTTCCTTTCTTATGGTAGCCGGCCTCGACTACTTTTATGTTTAGCTTTGAGCTTACTTTTTTAATGGCATTTCTTGCTACACTCCACTCACCATGCCATTCAACTAAATCAAAGGCTCCAAAGTTCAATGTAACAAGCTGCTTAGATGTGATAGAGATTTTGAGTGTTTTATTATTCTTGACAAGATATTCATTAATCCATTTTAGAGCAACATCGCTCTTCCCTTTCTCAATTCCAAAGTTATTAGCACTGGCCAAAAGGATCAGATTAGAATAATATCCATCTCTATAAATTCATAGATAAAGTGGGAAAAATCATTATGGATTATCGATTCTTTTAAGCACATCCTCATAATTGGTTAAGGGTACAATCTTTATAGTATTGAAAGCAGATATTCCAGATTCGATGCAAATTTGTTCTATTTGATGTGCACTATCTGCCTTTACCAATATGATCCATTCGTGTTCTAATACAGACATATAAAATCCATTAATTTCGCTGATACCATATCTTTCTGCATATAGTTGCATTTTGTTGTAAATTTCTTTGAAAACCTCCTTGCTAGCAGAATTATTAAGAGGGCAAGATTCTGGACTATGAACGGCAAAAATACCAAAGAGTTTAAAGGAACTCATCAATTATAGATTAGTTACCCCGTATATATTGAAATTCATCTTGATTTTACGATTACCGTCCAATTAATCAAACAATACAACAAACAAAGAAAATTCGTATGTAAATAAGGAGATAGAACATAGTACCTATTCATGGATGATGACTATAGACAGGATTAGAAAAGCGGTAACCATAATATAATAAATTCTCTTGTTTTAGGATACCTAACAATAATTTAATATAGCGACATCAAGCAAATAATTGAAATTTTTGGTAATTTGACAAATCAAAAAACGAATTCGCAATATTAAACCAGATATGATGAACATGATAAAGGCAAGAGATTATTTTGATTGTTTTGTTACTCTGGCAATACCATATGAGAACCATAATAGAAATAAAACCAGATGGACAGATTTAGGACAATAAGGTTAAAGCAGCAAATGGAAGACTTGAACAGTATGAATAATAGTATCAAATATAATTAACAGATAAATATCAGAATACTTTACCTACAAGAAGGTATTTTTATAAAAAAGTTGAGCAATGAAACAAGATATAACAAGACATTAAAGTATCTAATACTTTCAATAGTTTCAAGCATCCTAATTATTGATTTGACGATACTATCGATTCCTGATGCACATTTGCAGCATAGTGTTGCAATAGTCTCACTAAACATCGCAGCAATTATGGCAACTGCACTAGGCATCATAGCAGTATCAAGACATGGGTTAGGAGGAAATCATGGAAAATCATACTTATTCGTAACTGTAGGGATTGCACTATGGTTCTTGGCAGATCTGGGAATCTTGTATGCATATTTTGTGTTAAAAGTAGATGAATTCAAGCAAATATCATTACTGGACGTATTCTGGCTTTTAGGATATGTCTTCCTTGTGCTTCATTTAGTTTCGATAATAAAGACGATAAGAATCAGAAATCATACCATAACATTAACCATTCTATCTGGAGTTGTTATTGGATTTGTAATTTTAAATATCGTTAACCTTTTGCCTGATTTTGACCTTCCTACGTCAAATGACTTGCACCATTTTTTAACCAAAGAATATGAATTTCAAGACGTTGTAATTACCATACTTTACCCCATACTTGATTTGAGTTTAATTGTTCCTTCAATTACAATCTTGTTGAATATTTATAAGGATTATCAACATGCGATACCCTGGATGCTAGCATCAATCTCATTACTTGTTAATGCCATAGCTGATAACGGATACACAATTCAATTTATTGATGGCAAAGCTTCGGCTATGCCATGGGATCTCTTCTATATTGCAGATTTTATAATCATGTCAGGGGCGCTATTTTGGTACAATAAATATCACATTTCTGACCACATTCTTGCTAGGAACGAAAAAAAATAAAGATTTGAGATACATTTGAATACGAATTATGACATTTCAACTTCTCTATTTCTTGCAACCCATCATCATTAACCTTCATTGGTGTCAATCTATTCTTCTTCCTCCTCCTCTTCCTCTTCCTCTTCCTCTTCTATTTCGTCAAAATCTATATCATTCAAATCATCATCATCTGTTACTTCATCATCGGTTTCATCTTCCTCGATATCGCTTTCATCATCTTGCAGTTCATGCGTTTCGTCCTTAATTTCATCACGTTCGGCGTCCTTATTGCTCATGATAGCGAAGAAATTTGTTTGGCTGAATTATATAAGAATATTGAATCAAAAAATTGGTTGGTTGATTGTTTGATAGTAGAGTTATTAATATCAAGATATAGACTATAATATGCAAACCGTCTATGTATAGTTTCATTGCTTTAGATGAGTTTATGCATATCGAATCTCTTTTCCATCATAAATATCAACTTCCAATATTTTCAGCAAAATTGGGTGAACTTTCAAAAATATTGTTACTAATATTATCTATTATATACCATCCAGACCAATTTGTTCGAAAATACTATCATTTAAGTTGGCATAGTTAACGACAAAAAAAATTAAAGGATTGTTGTTTCGTTTAACTACAAAGTTAACAAAAACAAGAATTTCTGGTCCCATAGAATTCAATTTCAATAGATTGATGCCATCATTACAGAATATCATCATCTTTATTAAGAATTTAGAATTAACAAGAACAACTAGAAAAGATAGTTTTAGTTCTACTTTTTTGTGCAGTTTGATATTTTATTTCTAAAAGTTTATTCGTATAGATTACACTTGGCAAGAGTTAGTGTTATTAATTAGTGATACAAGCGAAATTATAGCATAAGGTGTCAAGGATATTGGTTTGAACAACAGTTTGTATTAATCATGGATAAGAATATTCATCAGTCCTAAAATAATAATTTATTCTAAACAAATCGTGTGATTATCAATTAATTGAAGTCTTCGATCATACATCCTTAATTAATTAATCAAATTTAATGTTAGTCGTTTAATAGCACATGTCAATTATATCCAATACATATGCCAAGAATACACCATACTTGGTAAAAAGGCATCACAATACAGAAACAAGTTAGTATTTGAGATGAAAACTATTTCCATCAATTAAAGATATACTCTTTCAAAAACATGTTTTACATCATATATGGCCCGTTTATTCGAAGCCATCTCTTTTTCGTTTTATAATCTCCCATATTATCAGATACTAATTTCCAAAATCTATGTGAATGATTACGTTCAATCAAATGGCTTAATTCATGCAAAATAACATATTCTATCACGTCTATTGGAGCTTTCAATAAATGGATATTCAGGTTTATAATATTACTATGGGTAGCGCTACCCCAACGACTTTTCAACTTTTTTAATAATACCTTTTTTGGAGTAACATTTAGAATTTGCGAATATCTTTCAATCAAGGGATTAAAAATAGATAAAGACATTCGATATAACCACTCTTCATATAATCGTTTAATATTGTTTTTTTTAGTATATATGATGAACTGGTCATTTGAAAACTCGAGCAAAGAAAGATCATATTCAATAATCTTTAACGGATAGTTTTTCCCTAAATAAGGTAAAGTCGAATTAGTACTATATGTTGGCACTTTAATTGTTATATAAGGGTTATTTTGTTCACATATTCTTTGCTGGATCCAATTTGCCTTTCTTGTAATCAAAGACTCTATTTCCTGAATAGGAGTTGTCATGGGCACCTTTAAACTGACGAGGCCGTTAACTACTGAGATTTCACTTGTTTTTTTTCTTCTGTACGAGCGTATTACATGAAATTCCAGAACTTTGTTGTTATAAACTATTTTATGACTCGAGGATGAGACTAAAGGAGAAGATGAGCCTAAAAATTCCGACATGTTATAATAATAAGCAGAATACGAGTCTTCATTTTATAAATTTACAGATATAAAAGCAAAAATATCAAACAGTGATCCGCGTTAATAATAACAATAGAAACAAAATTCACCATATTCTTGATTAAATATTAGCTTCAAGAAGTTAATATTTCTGGATGACGTTTTTTGATCTACAATCTCGAATCATCATTTAATGGCAAAGGCAATGTACTATGTGTACTGATTGCCAATGGAACTAAAGAATTAAATAAAATCTAGTATTGATTTTTGGGACCTTTTTTTATTAACGTCAATTCGTGATAAATTTGAAACCTTAATTCCCAATTTTCGTATATAACTAGGATATATTTTTCTCTTTATTGAATTATCATTATTTGTTTTAACCTTCATATCCTCAAAATTGAACCGGTCTAGTAATAGTTCCATGACAGAACAAATACTATTTCTTGTTCTCTGATATGATGGAAAAGTGAATTCACGAGTTTCGATTGAAAAATTAGTCCTCACTAGCTTTATTCCCACAGTCTTGAACT
Coding sequences:
- a CDS encoding M48 family metallopeptidase, coding for MSEFLGSSSPLVSSSSHKIVYNNKVLEFHVIRSYRRKKTSEISVVNGLVSLKVPMTTPIQEIESLITRKANWIQQRICEQNNPYITIKVPTYSTNSTLPYLGKNYPLKIIEYDLSLLEFSNDQFIIYTKKNNIKRLYEEWLYRMSLSIFNPLIERYSQILNVTPKKVLLKKLKSRWGSATHSNIINLNIHLLKAPIDVIEYVILHELSHLIERNHSHRFWKLVSDNMGDYKTKKRWLRINGPYMM